Within Felis catus isolate Fca126 chromosome A1, F.catus_Fca126_mat1.0, whole genome shotgun sequence, the genomic segment ACTATAAAGTTCTTAGATAGTATACAAGAAAATCTCACAGCCATTaggtagggaaggaaggaaatcctgaagaagatacaaaaagcaCTACCTATACAGAAAAGTTTTAACTGTGTATGGTCCCAATTTGCAATAGTTTGACTCAGGATTTCTCCATCTTATAATGGTGGGAAAGTGATACATATTCAGCAGAAGCCATACTacgaattttgaatttttatcttttcctgggATAGCTATGTGCAGTAGGATACTCTCTTGATGCTGGGGAGTGGCAGCTCCCATTCAGCTACCCCATCACAAGGGTAAACAATCAATATACATATTgccactttcagtacagtattcaataaattacatgagatattcaacactttattataaagtaggctttgtgttagatgattttgcctaACTGTAGGCTACTATAAGTGATtggagcacatttaaggtaggttCGGCTACCCCACGAAGTTCAGTGGATTGGGTGTAcgaaatgcattttcaacttacgaTATTTTCAACTTCTTATGGATTTATCAGGACATAACTCTGTTGTAGGCTGAGGAAGATGTGTAcattaaaatgaagaactttGTTTCTTCAAAAGATACCATGGGATGAcgagagaagaaacagaatgagagaagatatttgcaacatgtATAATCCACAGAGCATTAGTATCCAGACAATTTAAAGAAATCCTGCAAATAAGAAAAGTGCAGtaaatcccagaaaaaaaaaatgggcaaaaggttgAATAGGCATTTCATAATATAAGGAATCCAAAAGGtcagtaaacatatgaaaagtttCTCACCCTCATAGTAATCaggacaaagaaaatttaaatcagatGTCTATCAGatttgtataaattttaaaagtctgacaATTTCATgaagcacctggtggctcagtcagttaagcatccaactcttgattttggctcagatcacgatctcatggttgatgagttcaagccccacattgggctctgcgctggcaccacagagcctgcttgggattctctcttcatttctctgcccctcccacctcatgctgtttctcactctctttctcaaaataaaaaaaaataataataaaaagtctgACAAGTTCAGACAATATcgcatgttggcaaggatgtggagtagCAGGAATTCTCaaatactgttggtgggaatgtaaattgtctGGCATTGtgaaatcatttgtttttcattatctAGTGAAGCTAAATATATTCCAAGACCCAGAAATTACACTCCTAGGTTTGAGTATATACACATGTAACTACAAACTTCAGCTTAAAATTACATAGATTTATTATTTGACAGTTCTAAAGgtgagaagtcttttttttttttttaaatttttttttttttcaacgtttatttatttttgggacagagagagacagagcatgaacgggggaggggtagagagagggagacacagaatcgcaaacaggctccaggctctgagccatcagcccagagcccgacgcggggctcgaactcacggaccgcgagatcgtgacctggctgaagtcggacgcttaaccgactgcgccacccaggcgcccctaaaggtgaGAAGTCTTAAAAGgtagggctgcattccttctggaagaatctgtttctgtgacttttccagcttccagaattcAGCCTCCTGAATTCCTTGCCCATGGCTTCTTTCCCCATCGTCAGGCCGTCAGTGTAGCCTTCCTTTTCAAaaccctccctctttctctgacctctgcttccattGTTCCATCTCCTTCTCAGGATCTGATGCTCCTGAATCCCTCTTATAACCCTTGTGGTTAATCCAGAATAACCTTCCCATTTCAAATTCCATAATTTAATCATCTCAACAAGAGTAAGGTAACAAATTCACAGGTTCCAGATATTAAGAGACGGACATCTTGGTCATGGGGGTGATTGGGGTTCATCTACTCTGtctaataaatatatgaacatgTGCACCAAGATAATTAATATTcacagcatatttttttttgcaatgaaaactggaaacaactagGCTCCATTCACTTAATGTTTAGAAGCAGGCAAAGCTAAATGATATTGTTTATGAACACATATGAAGGTGACAAAGcttaaagaaaaccaagaaattgaTCATCATAAGCCAGGCTAATCAGTTATCCCCAAGGGGGAGGAGGCCATGATCAGAAGGCAAATGTGGGGAGAATTCTGGAGTTTGGGCATTGTTCCTTCATTTGATGAGCACTGGTGATATGGGTGATAGCTTCATAATTATTTGTTAAACTTCGCATGCACATTTTATACCCTTTTCTGTATGTGTGCtctatattccatttttaaatgtaaaaaatacaatagaaaatgaaatttgttgCACTTTGAATACGGGAAAACCCAACAGAGCTAGAAAAATTTTTAGAGTGAAGAGGGTTTGGCAAGATGGCAGAACCATGGCCTTTTCTGCCggcctctcttcctctcaccctGAGGGTACTCTCTGAGAGATCTAAATTTTCTTAGCTGACATTCCAAATGTCAAATATAAAGAGTACAAATttgcaaggggaacctggggtTGGCCCAGATACTGCTGTGAGCAATGGGTTGCCAGCCGCTAGAGCCATCTTCATGTGGTGCTTCTACCTCCTTGCTACCCTGATTGCCTGGTGTCTGAGTCCAGAATGTTTATTCCTCCAGAACTCCCAGACCAGTCCCCTATTTCCCACCCAGGTCTCCCAGGGCACAGGGAGGAAGCTGATATGGCCTCCCTATGGAAACCTCTGGGCCTGGCCCACACGTTCTCataaacagagaaaggaaggtagGTGTAGCCTGGCCATACAGAAGGGTAAGAACTGTCCTTTGGGGAGGtgaggaggctcagagagctaTACAGTGGAGTGATAAGGAACTGAGTCTCAAAATGAAGAGGCATTCACCAAGCTGGGAAGGGGCCAAGGACGCCCAGGCTGAGGAAGGACCAGGGATCAGGGTGGAGAGAACCCTGGGATTGACACTCAGAGGACCCTGTCATTCACTGCACTGACACATCTGGGTGATGGGAGACTCAGACAGACTCTCAGtctctgctgaaaaaaaaattataagctttttttttaattgactaatttatttattttgagagagagagtgtgtgagcacagaagggggacagagagagagggagaaagagaatcccaggtaggcttggggctgtcagcccagagcccaaagtggggcttgatgtcacaaaccatgagatcatgacctgacccaaaatcaagagtgggatgctaaaccaactgagctacccaggtgccgcctgagtaaacatttttttttattgtagtaaaatatacatgatataaaatttatcattttaaccatttttaattgtatactTCAGTAACATTCAGTATATtcatattgtgcaaccatcaccaccatctgtatccagaactttctcatcttcccaaaatAAAGCTCTATACCCGTTAAACAATGACTCCCCTTTCTCCCCTACCTGCAGCTCCTGGCAACTATCCTTATGTTTCCTGTCTCTATAAACTTGATTACTAGAAGAagtatctcatataagtggagtgcaatatttatttattttttgtctctggctttctgcacttagcacaatgtcttcaAGTTTAATCCATATGGCAGcacatgtatcagaatttccttcttttttaaagtttgtttgtttgtttgtttgtttacttgagagagagagacagagagagcatgagcaagggaggggcagagagagaggaagagagaggatcccaagcaggctctgcactgtcagtgcagagcccaacacggggcctgaacccacaaaccgtgagaccatgacccaagctgaaatcaagagtcagaagtttaactgactgagccacccaggcacccctgaatttctttcttttttaaggctgaataacattccattgtatatataggctatattttatccattcagctattGTTGGACACGGGTtgttttggctgttgtaaataatgctgctcctatagactgaatgtttttgtctctccaaaatttatatgttgaaatacGACCCCCAGTGTGTTGGTATCTGAAGGTAGGGCTGTTGGGAAGAAATGGTTATGAGGGTGCAGACCTCacgaatggaattagtgcccttacagaagagacaccagagagctctcttGCCTCTCCTTCCAAGTGAGGTTATAGTGAAAAGAGCCTCTATTGTGACACTGACCGGtcagcatcttgatcttggacttcccagcctctggaactgtgagaaataaatttctgtgctTCATTAGCCACCCAGCCCATgacattttgttatagcagcctgtaTGGACAAAGACAGCTATATGAACACTGGTGTACAAATACAGACTAGATGTCTCAAAGTCAGAAACTAAGGCAATTTCAGTTAAGAAAATGATCATTAGAGAGGCCAGTATGATTAACCTACTAAGACCAGAGAGACCCATGGCTCCAATTCCACTTCTAACATGCTGTCTGTGACCTTGTGGCACTATTGGCATGGACATCTGGGCAGAAATGCAGTGTGGCATTCCACGTCATGGGCCTCCTCAACTCACCCCAGCCTCATGGAGTACTACGTTCAGTGGAATGATAAGACTGCGACTCAGTAGTTAAATCTGAAAAAGTTCTTCATAGTTGAAAGAGTCTCTTGGAAACCTAGGGGACCCAATACACAAGAAGATGTTTGGGAAACGCTAGTGTGCAACAGTCAGGCAAATGTTTCAACCTAAACCCCTGCAAATTAGAGATAAGATATATAAGAAGCCAAATACAGGGTCCTGTGtgtggagggaggaagagtgaAGGAGCTACAGGAGCCGCCATTCGGGCACAGCACAGAGAGGATAACACTTCCAGAGCTAAGGAGCTTAAGCTCCCAAAATAAGGGCCCAGAGGACATTAGGCATaagtcagagagaggcagagaggaaggagaacatGGATGCAAGTTGTCCTCTGGTCTCAGGGATCTACAGAAGAAGCAAGTCAGGGCTTTTGAACTGGGAGGAAGATGCATGGGAGCAACTGGCTGGATGAAGGGTGCAGAGGGAGCTTCCCAGGGTGCCACAGGGCTCAGGGTGCTCTGTAACTTCCAGTGGAGTCTGGAACACACAAAGCGCCACTTTTACCTTTTTCAATCACTGCCTTGAACTGTGTCCCTTCCTACCATTCGTTCCTGACGCTGGTCAACTTCTTGGGCAGATTCCCAACTCCTGAGTCACCTGCATCGTAAAAGAAAATCGGGTGCAGCTTAAAGCCCATGTGACAGCCATTTGTTCCCCTCCCCCTGGCTGCTTGGTTCTGTCACAGAGAGCTGCtggggttgtgggaggcggggGTGAAGGCAGGGcccctgtcttcctcttctcccctccctcttcagGACCCTTTCCGCCTTGGGctattgggggtggggagaatggaaAGAGACCCCATCTCGTACATGGCAGGCACTGTTGTCATTCTCTTACCTGTTGTTGCTTTTCAGACTGCACTTGGCCTGGCTATGAGGCTCTCTGTGACAGGAAGGTCCCATGGGTATGTGTCTGTATCCTTCAGGGTTCTGTGAAGGAACAGACAGGAACCTCCTGACTTCATAGTTTCCCATCAAAGGAAAACCCCTTCATTCTATCCCTTCTGAGCCCCTGCTCCAGTCCTTGTGGTCATCCTACCATCTCCGCCTGGGTTCCCCTGCTTGGCAGGTAGCCTTCTTCTTTGGGGGTATAAGCCTTTCTAACTTCTGGGTGTTCACTTAGGCCTCAGAAAACCATATATCCTTTCTCCACCACACTGTGGGAGGCCAGAAGGCTCTAGGGTACTCTGTCCCACTGGTTATCTTCTTGGCTCAGAGAGGCATAGGGTTGGATGCTGGTTGTCTTTTCTAGGACAATAGGTAAAATCCTACTCAGCATCCTGTTAAACTGACCTTTTGTCTTGAGGGTGTGCTTTCAAACAAGCAAATGTCCTCTAGCTAACAGCTAACTAGGAAGAAGACAACGTTGCATTTGCTTAGTGTCCAGCcattaaagttgtttttaactGAGTTTGGTAAGAGGGTTTTAGAATAGAAAATGGGAGCACGTTTCATATCATGTGGGCTCTCCTGTCCTCATCTAGATGTGGCCCCcaggagggaggacaggaggagTTGAGAGAGGACCGAAGGCTTAAATAGGGGTGGGGGGCTTAGGGAGGCCAGTATCTAAAACTAACAAGGACTACTTGTGCCCTGTACTAAAAGGAGCACTATGGATCCCCAGTGGGAATTTCCTTAGGAAGAAAACCAGGCTGTGTTTGTCATGGGGCCTGGGCCACGTGGGCAAACCATAAGTCACCGAAGGGACATTCACAGGAGGTGTGGGCAGAGAGGTGTCCAGTCACTCTGGCAGGTGTGGCAAATAGGGTGGGAGATGCCTGGCCTGGGAGCTTTGGCAGGAATTCTGGCAACCAGGCCTGGGTCCGGATGCAGGGTGTACATGGGAACGATGGGAAATGGGCAGAGCAGAGAGGTCCTGGGATGCAGATGTGGGCAGATCATGGGGCGTGTGTGTGGTGGTGCCCAAGCTAGGGAGGAGAAGATCTGGATGGGCCCATGAAGTGTGTGGTACAGGGAGTACCagggaaacaaagacagaatCCCGAGAGGAATCAAAACCACGGCATTAAAGAAATTAACTGTGGAGTGAGGAAATTGCAACCCAGAcccaagtcagacagagaaaccCTCAAGAAATGCAACATTGGGCACAAAGTGGCTCtttataaaggtttatttttcacagaagagaagaaacactTTTGAAATCTGAAATACGAATGAAAATGGCTTCATATTACCTCTGGGCTCTGTTCAGAGACTTCTGAGAGGGTctccattattaaaataaataactccacGATAGCATGGACAATAAATAAATTGCTATATAAATAAGATTGTCAGTGAGATCTGTGACAGAGTGGAGCATTAGATGGAATATCTAGGAGGAGAGCTGGGGACCCAGGACCTGAGCTCAAATCTGAACCCTGACAGTGCAAAGACCCCAACTAAGGTGTTCTACGTGAGGCTTTGAAAGTTTCTGGGCACTTCAGTAATGGCTTCAGGAAATCATCCAGGGCTTCCAGGAAGACAAGCAGCTTCTCTGAGAACTCATTAACATCTTCTGCTTCGATATGCACTTCTCTCTTTGAAGAAAGCAGAAATTTCGGTCAGGTATGAAGGAGGTAGAAGGAATGTGACAGGTGTCATACTCAGCCTGGGCAGTGGGCATCCCAGCCACACTCGGCCTGGACAGCTTACCTGGGATGTGGGCGTGGGCATGGTCAAGTTTTGCAGCAATTCCTGTAGACCAGAGACAAGAGAGGCCAGTCAGCCTTTTGGGGGAAAGCCAGGAACACAACAGGAGCTTCACTAGTAGCTGGGAGGTATCAGTGTCTCCCTGCCAGTGACTGTACATAAGAAAGTACTAGGTGGTAGCTCTGCCCCCAGCTATGAGGGGTTGGTGGCAGGAGAGGGGGTAGGAATTTGGGGGTGGGCGTGAAAAGTGCTGTTGCTATTTTGGAAAAGGGAAAGACAAGGCCATGCACTCTGACCTGGAATAGGGTTCCTTGGGGTCGTGGAGACCCAGTGCCAGAGAGACCCTCCCCAACCTCACAAACCTCCAGGTAGTCCAGATTTTTACTGATGGATGACACTACACTAGAGACATTGATGAACTTCTCTGAGATGGTCCGGAAGGCAGCCAGGTTAGACTTCAGAAGGGTCTTGTCCTGTAGGACAAAGAGTGCATGAGGGAGGGCTAAGGAGGGGCTGTCCTTCTCCCGGTCTTGTGTGTcatccctcctgcctcctttccGGAATGCCTTTCCCAGCATCCTCTGTCACCTCCCCCAGCTCTCTACGTgaccaccctgccctgccccagaccAGGAAggacccagctgccccaagacaACTGAGGTGGTCACAGCACATCGTGGCAAAGCTTAGCCAAGGCATGGCATGTCCTACCTCCTGGCTTCAgatgggctggggaaggaggctgggtgAATAGGGAACTTCGTGAACCAGCTACCAAAAGAGCTCAAGGGGAAGGAGGCCAGCTTTGCCACCATAAAATTGTAGAACTCCCATACTTGGAAATAAACATCTACTACACAACCCCCCATGAGGCAATGAATATGCTGATGGAAGTATTTGCACTGAAGACGCCAGACAAAAGATTAAGGCTCAGATGTGaccatccaggggtgcctgaccCAAATGCACCCAAGTCACCAGCGACACGATGGCAGTCACTTCCAGGGAGACAGGGGGCCCTTGGGTCTGAGCTCTCACCTTCAGCTCTAGCAGCAGATTAAACTCTTCAGGTGTctgcaggggcaaagagagagaaccGTGAGTGCCTCTGGCCTGAGACTGCCAGGCCATCCCTGCCCATGTCCAGTGTGTCCCCAAGTACTCACAGAGGTAGTGTTCAGCTTAGAGTCGATTTCAGAGATGATGTCCCAGTACTCGCAGGAGTCCTGACCTGGGGTACCAGAGGTCCCTGAATGCAGGGACTTGGGGAGGCTGAAGGGAAGGAAGATGAGGAGAAGCTGAAGACAGAAGGATCTACACATCTTTGAGTTTCTGAAAGCTAACGTGGTCCTCCCTGGCCCTATGGAATCTGAAGTGGTCCGATCTGCTTGCTCTCTTATAGGCCCAATGGAGGGGGTAGGGCAGGGCGGGAAACGGGGTGATGAGGGATGTTCAGAGAAGCCCCAGATGGGCTGATACCCTTTTCTGATAGGGAACCTCCATGACAAACATATCAATGTATTCATCATTCTCTGGAACCCACGATcagtaaaacttgaaaacaacatTCTCAAAAGGTTTCACCTCACCTCACCAAGGAAAATAAGAACGATTGCTCACCGGATAGAGTGGGCAACCTGGCTCTGAGCTCACCTGGGCCTGTTTgtgcctctccccagccaggaTCTGGTCCTGTTGTCCCTTGGACAGCTCTGATTCTCTGCCACCCACCTTTGCTGGCCTCCCCTTCTGAGTGACAGCCAAGATTTTGCCCGGCAACATCATTTCTATGGTTAACCATCTGCATGAAGGCTCAACCACTTAGAAAAGCAGTTCTTAGGAGCCTGGAACGCTATGTTACTAGCATGAAGTCCCAACGTTGTCACCTCACAGTTTTGGGACAGTTTCTTTGAGAATCAGGAGTATGGAGCTGAAGGTCCTGTATGTCTGCCCTTCCCTTGGCTTGTGGTTTTACCTGAGATAAATACTACCAACACAATAGGAACATCTGTCCCAATTCTTTGTGTTCCAGGTGAGCAACCAGAGAGTGACAGGCACtgaatacacatacatttttaggggcatctgggtggctcagtcagttaaacatctgactcttgatttcagctcaggtcatgatctcacgattcgtgagatcgagccccttcctgggctctgtgctgataccactgcgcctgcttgggattctctctctctctctctctctctctctctctctctctctctctctccccaccccccgtcctctctgctctttccccactcatgctttgtctctctcataaataaattaaataaataaataaataaataaataaataaataaataaataaataaataaataaataagactggCATGACTATCCCAGTTACCTGATATTAGAGCTGAGGTTAGTAGACCTGAAATTGACAAACAGAACATCTACATTCCAAACCCAACTGTACTTGGGAGCACTTCCCCTGTAACACATCTGGTCTGGACCATCCTTCAGAAAGCTTAGCTTTCCCTTCCTCAGTCTTCCCGGATAGTCCAGGCTAGGGGAGAATGACCCATTTCTAGGCTTTCTCCTTTCCAGGCTTATTATTCTAAACTGTGATTTTCTATCTGTCTCCTCCATTAGACTGAATTTGGGAAGGAGGTCCACTTGGCACAGATGGGCCCCAAGGAGGCCATATCCACAGCATGGAATGGAAAGCTGAGGGTATACAGTGTGAGGCTATGCAGGCCCTGGGGAAGGGATACACAGCTGGGTGAAAAGGAGGCCACACCTCCCTTTAACCGAAGCTCTCTCTTCAGGTGAGCATATGAAACCTGATAGCACTGCTtggccagccaggagccctgtgCTGCCTTCTGTATTGACAAAACCAGATGGTGTGGTTCTGCTACCAGCGGAAGCTTGACTGAGGTCATGGGCAGACTAAATCTGACACAGGATATCATAGAGAGGGTGGCAGGGGAGTTTGTCATGATGACTGAGGCCTGGGTCCCTACTGGTGGTGGGCACCCCAGAAAATCCCATGAGGTCTGTGGGGGTGAGTGACGGGAAAGAGATGTGGATGGGCCCACGTTAGATAGGCCCTACAGGCCACGACCTTGAACACTGTGCCCCATTCTGAATAAATCCAGACCACAGGCCTACAGAGATCCATTGGAAGGGGCCCAGAGACCCACCCTGAAAGCCATAAGATCTTTTTTCTGCAGACTGCAATCAGCAGTCCTGGGTTGGCTCTCCTACCTCGGCCCTAGCAGGGCCTCCCTTGTGCCACCCATGGCTGGGCATCCTCAGCTCATTTCCCTTCCTGATTGCAATCAGCCCGGTCTGCAGAGGAGGCTTTTCCTAGGTTGGGGCTGACGCAAACGCCTGGGgtggaatcattttttttacaGGGGGCCAGGCCTCTCCCCAGGGGTTGGGCATGTCTGTGGCCTGCAGGAGACCAAGGAGGTTCCTGTGATTTCACCTGAAGCAGTTCCTTTATAGTCAAGGCAAACCTCAAGGGAGACTTCCAAAGGAGGCCCCTGTCTCCTGGTTGCCCTGAGATGTTGTGGAAGCACGGGGAGGGTACTCGGTTGTCCTCCTCAGCTGAGCAGCCCCCTTTGATGTGCATGTGCTTTGTGGAGTGTGACTCTGTTCCTTGCACAGGACTAAGTGCTGGGCTGCACTCAAAGGGCCTCTCCAGGGGGACTGGGCCCAATACCTCCTGCCTCCCTTGTTCTGGCCATCGCTGCTCCTTTCTCTGTCCATCTCAGCCTCTTCCTCTGGCCCCATCACCCTGCCTCAGGGGCCTTCCATTCTATACTCTGGACTAGAAAGACTTTGGATTCGCCCAACCTCCTTTCCCTTTAACCCAGACTACCAACCCCTTAAGGTTATACCCAGGCAGTCAGTTCAGAGCCTCTAACTCCACCTCCCTAAATCCTTAGGAGCTGACTTTGCCTCCTATTtcacaggagacacagaaaccgttGTCCTCATCTGCCACCAAACTGGTGGACTCAATCCATGGCACCTTCCCTGCTGGATGGACTGGACCCACCCAAATGGACTTTCCCTGAGGCTTCTGCTCAGGTGAGCATGTGACGCCTGATGCTGGAAGCCCTCCCCGTGTGTAACACCCTCGGCCACCCACTGCACCGGCCCACCATCCAGCTATCAGGCCCATTCTCAGCTCACCTCCAGCACAGAGATCCTCAAGCTTCTCTGCCTGGAAAGATCCTTCTCTGACTCACTGACTCCTCCAGCTGCCccatctctcttcttcccttcagaATAAAACTTCACAGCATCTACTACCCTGTCTCACCTTCACTCATTCCTCAGCCCACTGCCACCAGCATCTGCCCTCAGGGCACACTAAAACTGCTCCCCCAGAGGCACCAGTGTCCTCTCTGTCAATAATCCCAGGGACTACATCTTACCTTCACCATAAGGTCCCCCTCTCACCACCCTGCATTACTCCCTAATCTATTACTTTGTGGTGCTCAGCCTCTGGGGTCAGAGAGACCTGCTTGCATTCAGTTGTGGTGACATCACTTCCTAGCTGTGGGAAccaaacctctctgagcctcagtttcctcagctgtaaaatggtgataataatagtacctgcccCATAAGCTCATtgcgaggattaaatgagtcaacTAGTGAAAAGGACTTACTTAGTGTCCAGCATTTACTAAGTGTCACTCAGGGGAATTTAGCTGTTAGAGTCTTTACCTCCATGCAGTTCTCTGCCTCCCCATCATCTGTGGTCCAGagaactccccaccccccactgacCACCACAGTGTCCTGACTATTCCTAGCCATTCTCCCCACAGTAGCTAACCTCGGCTT encodes:
- the LOC123385772 gene encoding uncharacterized protein LOC123385772 isoform X1, yielding MLFSSFTDRGFQRMMNTLICLSWRFPIRKGYQPIWGFSEHPSSPRFPPCPTPSIGPIREQADRTTSDSIGPGRTTLAFRNSKMCRSFCLQLLLIFLPFSLPKSLHSGTSGTPGQDSCEYWDIISEIDSKLNTTSTPEEFNLLLELKDKTLLKSNLAAFRTISEKFINVSSVVSSISKNLDYLEELLQNLTMPTPTSQREVHIEAEDVNEFSEKLLVFLEALDDFLKPLLKCPETFKASRRTP
- the LOC123385772 gene encoding uncharacterized protein LOC123385772 isoform X2 yields the protein MSKAPCLPKSLHSGTSGTPGQDSCEYWDIISEIDSKLNTTSTPEEFNLLLELKDKTLLKSNLAAFRTISEKFINVSSVVSSISKNLDYLEELLQNLTMPTPTSQREVHIEAEDVNEFSEKLLVFLEALDDFLKPLLKCPETFKASRRTP